The Methanobrevibacter sp. genome window below encodes:
- a CDS encoding MoaD/ThiS family protein: protein MQFSLKFKDIDEKRDLNENYTIRDLLDELELSAQTVVAKQNGELTIEESVINDGDEINLVQIIYGG from the coding sequence ATGCAATTTAGTTTAAAATTTAAAGACATTGATGAAAAAAGAGATTTAAATGAAAATTATACAATTCGCGATTTGTTGGATGAATTGGAATTGTCTGCCCAAACTGTAGTCGCAAAACAGAATGGCGAGTTGACCATTGAAGAAAGCGTAATTAATGATGGTGATGAAATCAATTTGGTTCAAATAATATATGGTGGATAG